Proteins encoded in a region of the Falco rusticolus isolate bFalRus1 chromosome 12, bFalRus1.pri, whole genome shotgun sequence genome:
- the PREPL gene encoding prolyl endopeptidase-like isoform X2 — MKVRTSCVGLQNLLQRLSFSVKHYSKHNHLQTVCFYSKLKPKKCHILDCSGSTFTHWTVPPGTILPWRFFSCKEGTKIPSKRKQDTSIATSELLYKNLLKLEQENWNVISARYNAMTKRIKEKLEELHKYVFCSGSPRIRFGQNVYFEENGCIFLSKADDADEGNVDILFSTKDLGFSDAFIQRIRISPDQRYMAISLKSENSEEATCVVMKLGHFPIMEEVIPSVFSFEWATNDVLYYTSQKNLKCQNVFMTTFTDQKHTKLVYTEQDARFFVDIYCTKDRRFLTINSNSKTTSEVWLVDCRHPFKLPALVQARTKGVIYHVEHRNDELYILTTYGEPAEYKLMKTPVASSGMENWQLVYALEKKTKLVDLEMFSDHCIMFLKNAGHLYLDVFSFISHSVQSIKLPTWACEFELESHPEHTTSTCYFQLTSPVHPPKRFAYSFKENNLIEQAVQEVPIIMNCHTTRLLAKSKDETLVPITVFHNMNSKELHRKPLLVHVYGAYGIDLNMSFKEEKLMLIEEGWILAYCHVRGGGELGLSWHKDGCQHNKLKGLHDLKACIMLLHELGFSQPKYTALVAASAGGVLAGALCNTDPELTRAMALQAPFVDVLNTMMKTHLPLTIEEQEEWGNPLADEKCMEYIKSYCPYQNIKPQCYPSVFITAYENDQRIPLAGVLRYVQKLRKAALDHASRTSKEGNWIPNIILDIQENGSHCDSSWEDSLNEVARRLAFLNKELEEVCHLEHHSKSCK; from the exons ATGAAGGTCAGGACGTCATGCGTTGGACTGCAAAATCTCCTGCAAAGACTGAGCTTCAGTGTCAAACACTACTCTAAGCATAACCATCTTCAAACAGTATGTTTTTATAGTAAactaaaaccaaagaaatgcCACATCCTGGACTGTTCGGGAAGTACGTTCACACACTGGACTGTGCCACCTGGAACTATCCTGCCGTGGAGATTCTTTTCCTGCAAG GAAGGAACAAAAATCCCTTCCAAAAGGAAGCAAGATACATCCATAGCAACATCAGAGCTTTTGTACAAGAATCTTCTGAAACTGGAGCAGGAAAACTGGAATGTCATTTCAGCAAGATACAATGCTATGACAAAAAGAATCAAGGAAAAATTAGAAGAATTGCACAAGTATGTATTCTGTTCAGGAAGCCCAAGG ATCAGATTTGGGCAGAATGTGTACTTTGAAGAGAATGGCtgcatatttctttcaaaagcagatgaTG CAGATGAAGGAAATGTTGACATTTTATTCAGTACCAAAGATCTTGGCTTTTCTGATGCCTTTATTCAACGGATCAGAATTTCACCAGATCAGAGATACATGGCCATCAgcttaaaaagtgaaaattctgAAGAAGCAACCTGTGTTGTTATGAAACTTGGTCATTTTCCCATTATGGAAGAAGTAATTCCAAGTGTATTTAGTTTTG AATGGGCTACAAATGATGTTCTGTATTACACCAGTCAGAAGAACCTTAAATGCCAGAATGTGTTTATGACCACTTTCACTGATCAGAAACATACTAAATTAGTTTATACAGAACAAGATGCAAG GTTCTTTGTGGACATATATTGCACAAAAGATAGGCGGTTTCTCACTAtcaacagcaacagcaagacAACCTCGGAAGTTTGGCTAGTTGACTGTAGACATCCTTTTAAGTTGCCAGCTCTTGTACAAGCACGAACAAAAGGGGTCATTTACCACGTTGAACACAGAAATGATGAGTTATATATTCTTACTACATATGGAGAACCTGCAGAATATAAG ttGATGAAGACACCAGTAGCTTCCAGTGGCATGGAGAACTGGCAGTTAGTTTAtgcactggaaaagaaaaccaagctaGTAGACTTGGAGATGTTCAGTGATCACTGTATTATGTTCCTGAAGAATGCTGGTCATCTTTACTTAGAcgtgttttcttttatttcacattcGGTTCAGTCAATAAAG CTACCTACATGGGCCTGTGAATTTGAATTGGAATCTCATCCTGAACATACCACGAGCACTTGCTATTTTCAGCTTACCTCCCCAGTACACCCCCCTAAGCGTTTTGCatattcatttaaagaaaataatctcattgAACAAGCTGTGCAAGAGGTACCAATTATTATGAATTGTCACACTACACGTTTACTAGCTAAAAGCaag GATGAAACTTTGGTGCCAATTACAGTTTTTCATAATATGAATTCTAAAGAGCTACACAGGAAACCACTTCTAGTTCATGTATATGGAGCTTATGGCATAGATTTGAACATGAGCTTTAAAGAAGAGAAGCTGATGTTAATTGAAGAAGGTTGGATATTAGCGTATTGCCATGTTAG GGGTGGAGGAGAGCTAGGCCTTAGTTGGCATAAAGATGGATGTCAGCATAATAAACTCAAAGGTCTCCATGACCTTAAGGCTTGCATCATGCTGCTGCATGAACTAGGATTTTCTCAGCCGAAGTACACAGCACTAGTagctgccagtgctggaggAGTTCTTGCAGGAGCCCTGTGCAACACCGATCCAGAACTTACCAGAGCCATGGCTTTACAG GCTCCTTTCGTAGATGTTCTAAATACAATGATGAAAACTCATCTCCCATTGACAATTGAAGAACAGGAAGAGTGGGGAAATCCATTAGCGGATGAAAAATGTATGGAGTATATCAAAAGCTATTGTCCATACCAGAATATTAAGCCACAG tGTTACCCTTCAGTTTTTATCACTGCATATGAGAATGATCAACGGATACCACTAGCAGGAGTTTTACGATACGTTCAGAAACTTAGGAAGGCTGCACTAGATCACGCCAGCAGAACAAGTAAGGAAG GAAATTGGATCCCTAATATAATCTTAGACATCCAGGAAAATGGCAGTCATTGTGATTCATCCTGGGAGGATTCACTGAATGAG gttgcAAGGCGCCTTGCTTTTCTGAACAAAGAACTTGAGGAAGTATGCCATCTTGAACATCATAGCAAATCCTGCAAATAG
- the PREPL gene encoding prolyl endopeptidase-like isoform X1, producing the protein MKVRTSCVGLQNLLQRLSFSVKHYSKHNHLQTVCFYSKLKPKKCHILDCSGSTFTHWTVPPGTILPWRFFSCKQEGTKIPSKRKQDTSIATSELLYKNLLKLEQENWNVISARYNAMTKRIKEKLEELHKYVFCSGSPRIRFGQNVYFEENGCIFLSKADDADEGNVDILFSTKDLGFSDAFIQRIRISPDQRYMAISLKSENSEEATCVVMKLGHFPIMEEVIPSVFSFEWATNDVLYYTSQKNLKCQNVFMTTFTDQKHTKLVYTEQDARFFVDIYCTKDRRFLTINSNSKTTSEVWLVDCRHPFKLPALVQARTKGVIYHVEHRNDELYILTTYGEPAEYKLMKTPVASSGMENWQLVYALEKKTKLVDLEMFSDHCIMFLKNAGHLYLDVFSFISHSVQSIKLPTWACEFELESHPEHTTSTCYFQLTSPVHPPKRFAYSFKENNLIEQAVQEVPIIMNCHTTRLLAKSKDETLVPITVFHNMNSKELHRKPLLVHVYGAYGIDLNMSFKEEKLMLIEEGWILAYCHVRGGGELGLSWHKDGCQHNKLKGLHDLKACIMLLHELGFSQPKYTALVAASAGGVLAGALCNTDPELTRAMALQAPFVDVLNTMMKTHLPLTIEEQEEWGNPLADEKCMEYIKSYCPYQNIKPQCYPSVFITAYENDQRIPLAGVLRYVQKLRKAALDHASRTSKEGNWIPNIILDIQENGSHCDSSWEDSLNEVARRLAFLNKELEEVCHLEHHSKSCK; encoded by the exons ATGAAGGTCAGGACGTCATGCGTTGGACTGCAAAATCTCCTGCAAAGACTGAGCTTCAGTGTCAAACACTACTCTAAGCATAACCATCTTCAAACAGTATGTTTTTATAGTAAactaaaaccaaagaaatgcCACATCCTGGACTGTTCGGGAAGTACGTTCACACACTGGACTGTGCCACCTGGAACTATCCTGCCGTGGAGATTCTTTTCCTGCAAG CAGGAAGGAACAAAAATCCCTTCCAAAAGGAAGCAAGATACATCCATAGCAACATCAGAGCTTTTGTACAAGAATCTTCTGAAACTGGAGCAGGAAAACTGGAATGTCATTTCAGCAAGATACAATGCTATGACAAAAAGAATCAAGGAAAAATTAGAAGAATTGCACAAGTATGTATTCTGTTCAGGAAGCCCAAGG ATCAGATTTGGGCAGAATGTGTACTTTGAAGAGAATGGCtgcatatttctttcaaaagcagatgaTG CAGATGAAGGAAATGTTGACATTTTATTCAGTACCAAAGATCTTGGCTTTTCTGATGCCTTTATTCAACGGATCAGAATTTCACCAGATCAGAGATACATGGCCATCAgcttaaaaagtgaaaattctgAAGAAGCAACCTGTGTTGTTATGAAACTTGGTCATTTTCCCATTATGGAAGAAGTAATTCCAAGTGTATTTAGTTTTG AATGGGCTACAAATGATGTTCTGTATTACACCAGTCAGAAGAACCTTAAATGCCAGAATGTGTTTATGACCACTTTCACTGATCAGAAACATACTAAATTAGTTTATACAGAACAAGATGCAAG GTTCTTTGTGGACATATATTGCACAAAAGATAGGCGGTTTCTCACTAtcaacagcaacagcaagacAACCTCGGAAGTTTGGCTAGTTGACTGTAGACATCCTTTTAAGTTGCCAGCTCTTGTACAAGCACGAACAAAAGGGGTCATTTACCACGTTGAACACAGAAATGATGAGTTATATATTCTTACTACATATGGAGAACCTGCAGAATATAAG ttGATGAAGACACCAGTAGCTTCCAGTGGCATGGAGAACTGGCAGTTAGTTTAtgcactggaaaagaaaaccaagctaGTAGACTTGGAGATGTTCAGTGATCACTGTATTATGTTCCTGAAGAATGCTGGTCATCTTTACTTAGAcgtgttttcttttatttcacattcGGTTCAGTCAATAAAG CTACCTACATGGGCCTGTGAATTTGAATTGGAATCTCATCCTGAACATACCACGAGCACTTGCTATTTTCAGCTTACCTCCCCAGTACACCCCCCTAAGCGTTTTGCatattcatttaaagaaaataatctcattgAACAAGCTGTGCAAGAGGTACCAATTATTATGAATTGTCACACTACACGTTTACTAGCTAAAAGCaag GATGAAACTTTGGTGCCAATTACAGTTTTTCATAATATGAATTCTAAAGAGCTACACAGGAAACCACTTCTAGTTCATGTATATGGAGCTTATGGCATAGATTTGAACATGAGCTTTAAAGAAGAGAAGCTGATGTTAATTGAAGAAGGTTGGATATTAGCGTATTGCCATGTTAG GGGTGGAGGAGAGCTAGGCCTTAGTTGGCATAAAGATGGATGTCAGCATAATAAACTCAAAGGTCTCCATGACCTTAAGGCTTGCATCATGCTGCTGCATGAACTAGGATTTTCTCAGCCGAAGTACACAGCACTAGTagctgccagtgctggaggAGTTCTTGCAGGAGCCCTGTGCAACACCGATCCAGAACTTACCAGAGCCATGGCTTTACAG GCTCCTTTCGTAGATGTTCTAAATACAATGATGAAAACTCATCTCCCATTGACAATTGAAGAACAGGAAGAGTGGGGAAATCCATTAGCGGATGAAAAATGTATGGAGTATATCAAAAGCTATTGTCCATACCAGAATATTAAGCCACAG tGTTACCCTTCAGTTTTTATCACTGCATATGAGAATGATCAACGGATACCACTAGCAGGAGTTTTACGATACGTTCAGAAACTTAGGAAGGCTGCACTAGATCACGCCAGCAGAACAAGTAAGGAAG GAAATTGGATCCCTAATATAATCTTAGACATCCAGGAAAATGGCAGTCATTGTGATTCATCCTGGGAGGATTCACTGAATGAG gttgcAAGGCGCCTTGCTTTTCTGAACAAAGAACTTGAGGAAGTATGCCATCTTGAACATCATAGCAAATCCTGCAAATAG
- the PREPL gene encoding prolyl endopeptidase-like isoform X3: MKVRTSCVGLQNLLQRLSFSVKHYSKHNHLQTVCFYSKLKPKKCHILDCSGSTFTHWTVPPGTILPWRFFSCKQEGTKIPSKRKQDTSIATSELLYKNLLKLEQENWNVISARYNAMTKRIKEKLEELHKYVFCSGSPRIRFGQNVYFEENGCIFLSKADDDEGNVDILFSTKDLGFSDAFIQRIRISPDQRYMAISLKSENSEEATCVVMKLGHFPIMEEVIPSVFSFEWATNDVLYYTSQKNLKCQNVFMTTFTDQKHTKLVYTEQDARFFVDIYCTKDRRFLTINSNSKTTSEVWLVDCRHPFKLPALVQARTKGVIYHVEHRNDELYILTTYGEPAEYKLMKTPVASSGMENWQLVYALEKKTKLVDLEMFSDHCIMFLKNAGHLYLDVFSFISHSVQSIKLPTWACEFELESHPEHTTSTCYFQLTSPVHPPKRFAYSFKENNLIEQAVQEVPIIMNCHTTRLLAKSKDETLVPITVFHNMNSKELHRKPLLVHVYGAYGIDLNMSFKEEKLMLIEEGWILAYCHVRGGGELGLSWHKDGCQHNKLKGLHDLKACIMLLHELGFSQPKYTALVAASAGGVLAGALCNTDPELTRAMALQAPFVDVLNTMMKTHLPLTIEEQEEWGNPLADEKCMEYIKSYCPYQNIKPQCYPSVFITAYENDQRIPLAGVLRYVQKLRKAALDHASRTSKEGNWIPNIILDIQENGSHCDSSWEDSLNEVARRLAFLNKELEEVCHLEHHSKSCK; this comes from the exons ATGAAGGTCAGGACGTCATGCGTTGGACTGCAAAATCTCCTGCAAAGACTGAGCTTCAGTGTCAAACACTACTCTAAGCATAACCATCTTCAAACAGTATGTTTTTATAGTAAactaaaaccaaagaaatgcCACATCCTGGACTGTTCGGGAAGTACGTTCACACACTGGACTGTGCCACCTGGAACTATCCTGCCGTGGAGATTCTTTTCCTGCAAG CAGGAAGGAACAAAAATCCCTTCCAAAAGGAAGCAAGATACATCCATAGCAACATCAGAGCTTTTGTACAAGAATCTTCTGAAACTGGAGCAGGAAAACTGGAATGTCATTTCAGCAAGATACAATGCTATGACAAAAAGAATCAAGGAAAAATTAGAAGAATTGCACAAGTATGTATTCTGTTCAGGAAGCCCAAGG ATCAGATTTGGGCAGAATGTGTACTTTGAAGAGAATGGCtgcatatttctttcaaaagcagatgaTG ATGAAGGAAATGTTGACATTTTATTCAGTACCAAAGATCTTGGCTTTTCTGATGCCTTTATTCAACGGATCAGAATTTCACCAGATCAGAGATACATGGCCATCAgcttaaaaagtgaaaattctgAAGAAGCAACCTGTGTTGTTATGAAACTTGGTCATTTTCCCATTATGGAAGAAGTAATTCCAAGTGTATTTAGTTTTG AATGGGCTACAAATGATGTTCTGTATTACACCAGTCAGAAGAACCTTAAATGCCAGAATGTGTTTATGACCACTTTCACTGATCAGAAACATACTAAATTAGTTTATACAGAACAAGATGCAAG GTTCTTTGTGGACATATATTGCACAAAAGATAGGCGGTTTCTCACTAtcaacagcaacagcaagacAACCTCGGAAGTTTGGCTAGTTGACTGTAGACATCCTTTTAAGTTGCCAGCTCTTGTACAAGCACGAACAAAAGGGGTCATTTACCACGTTGAACACAGAAATGATGAGTTATATATTCTTACTACATATGGAGAACCTGCAGAATATAAG ttGATGAAGACACCAGTAGCTTCCAGTGGCATGGAGAACTGGCAGTTAGTTTAtgcactggaaaagaaaaccaagctaGTAGACTTGGAGATGTTCAGTGATCACTGTATTATGTTCCTGAAGAATGCTGGTCATCTTTACTTAGAcgtgttttcttttatttcacattcGGTTCAGTCAATAAAG CTACCTACATGGGCCTGTGAATTTGAATTGGAATCTCATCCTGAACATACCACGAGCACTTGCTATTTTCAGCTTACCTCCCCAGTACACCCCCCTAAGCGTTTTGCatattcatttaaagaaaataatctcattgAACAAGCTGTGCAAGAGGTACCAATTATTATGAATTGTCACACTACACGTTTACTAGCTAAAAGCaag GATGAAACTTTGGTGCCAATTACAGTTTTTCATAATATGAATTCTAAAGAGCTACACAGGAAACCACTTCTAGTTCATGTATATGGAGCTTATGGCATAGATTTGAACATGAGCTTTAAAGAAGAGAAGCTGATGTTAATTGAAGAAGGTTGGATATTAGCGTATTGCCATGTTAG GGGTGGAGGAGAGCTAGGCCTTAGTTGGCATAAAGATGGATGTCAGCATAATAAACTCAAAGGTCTCCATGACCTTAAGGCTTGCATCATGCTGCTGCATGAACTAGGATTTTCTCAGCCGAAGTACACAGCACTAGTagctgccagtgctggaggAGTTCTTGCAGGAGCCCTGTGCAACACCGATCCAGAACTTACCAGAGCCATGGCTTTACAG GCTCCTTTCGTAGATGTTCTAAATACAATGATGAAAACTCATCTCCCATTGACAATTGAAGAACAGGAAGAGTGGGGAAATCCATTAGCGGATGAAAAATGTATGGAGTATATCAAAAGCTATTGTCCATACCAGAATATTAAGCCACAG tGTTACCCTTCAGTTTTTATCACTGCATATGAGAATGATCAACGGATACCACTAGCAGGAGTTTTACGATACGTTCAGAAACTTAGGAAGGCTGCACTAGATCACGCCAGCAGAACAAGTAAGGAAG GAAATTGGATCCCTAATATAATCTTAGACATCCAGGAAAATGGCAGTCATTGTGATTCATCCTGGGAGGATTCACTGAATGAG gttgcAAGGCGCCTTGCTTTTCTGAACAAAGAACTTGAGGAAGTATGCCATCTTGAACATCATAGCAAATCCTGCAAATAG
- the PREPL gene encoding prolyl endopeptidase-like isoform X4: protein MKVRTSCVGLQNLLQRLSFSVKHYSKHNHLQTVCFYSKLKPKKCHILDCSGSTFTHWTVPPGTILPWRFFSCKEGTKIPSKRKQDTSIATSELLYKNLLKLEQENWNVISARYNAMTKRIKEKLEELHKYVFCSGSPRIRFGQNVYFEENGCIFLSKADDDEGNVDILFSTKDLGFSDAFIQRIRISPDQRYMAISLKSENSEEATCVVMKLGHFPIMEEVIPSVFSFEWATNDVLYYTSQKNLKCQNVFMTTFTDQKHTKLVYTEQDARFFVDIYCTKDRRFLTINSNSKTTSEVWLVDCRHPFKLPALVQARTKGVIYHVEHRNDELYILTTYGEPAEYKLMKTPVASSGMENWQLVYALEKKTKLVDLEMFSDHCIMFLKNAGHLYLDVFSFISHSVQSIKLPTWACEFELESHPEHTTSTCYFQLTSPVHPPKRFAYSFKENNLIEQAVQEVPIIMNCHTTRLLAKSKDETLVPITVFHNMNSKELHRKPLLVHVYGAYGIDLNMSFKEEKLMLIEEGWILAYCHVRGGGELGLSWHKDGCQHNKLKGLHDLKACIMLLHELGFSQPKYTALVAASAGGVLAGALCNTDPELTRAMALQAPFVDVLNTMMKTHLPLTIEEQEEWGNPLADEKCMEYIKSYCPYQNIKPQCYPSVFITAYENDQRIPLAGVLRYVQKLRKAALDHASRTSKEGNWIPNIILDIQENGSHCDSSWEDSLNEVARRLAFLNKELEEVCHLEHHSKSCK, encoded by the exons ATGAAGGTCAGGACGTCATGCGTTGGACTGCAAAATCTCCTGCAAAGACTGAGCTTCAGTGTCAAACACTACTCTAAGCATAACCATCTTCAAACAGTATGTTTTTATAGTAAactaaaaccaaagaaatgcCACATCCTGGACTGTTCGGGAAGTACGTTCACACACTGGACTGTGCCACCTGGAACTATCCTGCCGTGGAGATTCTTTTCCTGCAAG GAAGGAACAAAAATCCCTTCCAAAAGGAAGCAAGATACATCCATAGCAACATCAGAGCTTTTGTACAAGAATCTTCTGAAACTGGAGCAGGAAAACTGGAATGTCATTTCAGCAAGATACAATGCTATGACAAAAAGAATCAAGGAAAAATTAGAAGAATTGCACAAGTATGTATTCTGTTCAGGAAGCCCAAGG ATCAGATTTGGGCAGAATGTGTACTTTGAAGAGAATGGCtgcatatttctttcaaaagcagatgaTG ATGAAGGAAATGTTGACATTTTATTCAGTACCAAAGATCTTGGCTTTTCTGATGCCTTTATTCAACGGATCAGAATTTCACCAGATCAGAGATACATGGCCATCAgcttaaaaagtgaaaattctgAAGAAGCAACCTGTGTTGTTATGAAACTTGGTCATTTTCCCATTATGGAAGAAGTAATTCCAAGTGTATTTAGTTTTG AATGGGCTACAAATGATGTTCTGTATTACACCAGTCAGAAGAACCTTAAATGCCAGAATGTGTTTATGACCACTTTCACTGATCAGAAACATACTAAATTAGTTTATACAGAACAAGATGCAAG GTTCTTTGTGGACATATATTGCACAAAAGATAGGCGGTTTCTCACTAtcaacagcaacagcaagacAACCTCGGAAGTTTGGCTAGTTGACTGTAGACATCCTTTTAAGTTGCCAGCTCTTGTACAAGCACGAACAAAAGGGGTCATTTACCACGTTGAACACAGAAATGATGAGTTATATATTCTTACTACATATGGAGAACCTGCAGAATATAAG ttGATGAAGACACCAGTAGCTTCCAGTGGCATGGAGAACTGGCAGTTAGTTTAtgcactggaaaagaaaaccaagctaGTAGACTTGGAGATGTTCAGTGATCACTGTATTATGTTCCTGAAGAATGCTGGTCATCTTTACTTAGAcgtgttttcttttatttcacattcGGTTCAGTCAATAAAG CTACCTACATGGGCCTGTGAATTTGAATTGGAATCTCATCCTGAACATACCACGAGCACTTGCTATTTTCAGCTTACCTCCCCAGTACACCCCCCTAAGCGTTTTGCatattcatttaaagaaaataatctcattgAACAAGCTGTGCAAGAGGTACCAATTATTATGAATTGTCACACTACACGTTTACTAGCTAAAAGCaag GATGAAACTTTGGTGCCAATTACAGTTTTTCATAATATGAATTCTAAAGAGCTACACAGGAAACCACTTCTAGTTCATGTATATGGAGCTTATGGCATAGATTTGAACATGAGCTTTAAAGAAGAGAAGCTGATGTTAATTGAAGAAGGTTGGATATTAGCGTATTGCCATGTTAG GGGTGGAGGAGAGCTAGGCCTTAGTTGGCATAAAGATGGATGTCAGCATAATAAACTCAAAGGTCTCCATGACCTTAAGGCTTGCATCATGCTGCTGCATGAACTAGGATTTTCTCAGCCGAAGTACACAGCACTAGTagctgccagtgctggaggAGTTCTTGCAGGAGCCCTGTGCAACACCGATCCAGAACTTACCAGAGCCATGGCTTTACAG GCTCCTTTCGTAGATGTTCTAAATACAATGATGAAAACTCATCTCCCATTGACAATTGAAGAACAGGAAGAGTGGGGAAATCCATTAGCGGATGAAAAATGTATGGAGTATATCAAAAGCTATTGTCCATACCAGAATATTAAGCCACAG tGTTACCCTTCAGTTTTTATCACTGCATATGAGAATGATCAACGGATACCACTAGCAGGAGTTTTACGATACGTTCAGAAACTTAGGAAGGCTGCACTAGATCACGCCAGCAGAACAAGTAAGGAAG GAAATTGGATCCCTAATATAATCTTAGACATCCAGGAAAATGGCAGTCATTGTGATTCATCCTGGGAGGATTCACTGAATGAG gttgcAAGGCGCCTTGCTTTTCTGAACAAAGAACTTGAGGAAGTATGCCATCTTGAACATCATAGCAAATCCTGCAAATAG
- the PREPL gene encoding prolyl endopeptidase-like isoform X7, with the protein MKVRTSCVGLQNLLQRLSFSVKHYSKHNHLQTVCFYSKLKPKKCHILDCSGSTFTHWTVPPGTILPWRFFSCKQEGTKIPSKRKQDTSIATSELLYKNLLKLEQENWNVISARYNAMTKRIKEKLEELHKYVFCSGSPRIRFGQNVYFEENGCIFLSKADDADEGNVDILFSTKDLGFSDAFIQRIRISPDQRYMAISLKSENSEEATCVVMKLGHFPIMEEVIPSVFSFEWATNDVLYYTSQKNLKCQNVFMTTFTDQKHTKLVYTEQDARFFVDIYCTKDRRFLTINSNSKTTSEVWLVDCRHPFKLPALVQARTKGVIYHVEHRNDELYILTTYGEPAEYKLMKTPVASSGMENWQLVYALEKKTKLVDLEMFSDHCIMFLKNAGHLYLDVFSFISHSVQSIKLPTWACEFELESHPEHTTSTCYFQLTSPVHPPKRFAYSFKENNLIEQAVQEVPIIMNCHTTRLLAKSKDETLVPITVFHNMNSKELHRKPLLVHVYGAYGIDLNMSFKEEKLMLIEEGWILAYCHVRGGGELGLSWHKDGCQHNKLKGLHDLKACIMLLHELGFSQPKYTALVAASAGGVLAGALCNTDPELTRAMALQAPFVDVLNTMMKTHLPLTIEEQEEWGNPLADEKCMEYIKSYCPYQNIKPQDCQEVVI; encoded by the exons ATGAAGGTCAGGACGTCATGCGTTGGACTGCAAAATCTCCTGCAAAGACTGAGCTTCAGTGTCAAACACTACTCTAAGCATAACCATCTTCAAACAGTATGTTTTTATAGTAAactaaaaccaaagaaatgcCACATCCTGGACTGTTCGGGAAGTACGTTCACACACTGGACTGTGCCACCTGGAACTATCCTGCCGTGGAGATTCTTTTCCTGCAAG CAGGAAGGAACAAAAATCCCTTCCAAAAGGAAGCAAGATACATCCATAGCAACATCAGAGCTTTTGTACAAGAATCTTCTGAAACTGGAGCAGGAAAACTGGAATGTCATTTCAGCAAGATACAATGCTATGACAAAAAGAATCAAGGAAAAATTAGAAGAATTGCACAAGTATGTATTCTGTTCAGGAAGCCCAAGG ATCAGATTTGGGCAGAATGTGTACTTTGAAGAGAATGGCtgcatatttctttcaaaagcagatgaTG CAGATGAAGGAAATGTTGACATTTTATTCAGTACCAAAGATCTTGGCTTTTCTGATGCCTTTATTCAACGGATCAGAATTTCACCAGATCAGAGATACATGGCCATCAgcttaaaaagtgaaaattctgAAGAAGCAACCTGTGTTGTTATGAAACTTGGTCATTTTCCCATTATGGAAGAAGTAATTCCAAGTGTATTTAGTTTTG AATGGGCTACAAATGATGTTCTGTATTACACCAGTCAGAAGAACCTTAAATGCCAGAATGTGTTTATGACCACTTTCACTGATCAGAAACATACTAAATTAGTTTATACAGAACAAGATGCAAG GTTCTTTGTGGACATATATTGCACAAAAGATAGGCGGTTTCTCACTAtcaacagcaacagcaagacAACCTCGGAAGTTTGGCTAGTTGACTGTAGACATCCTTTTAAGTTGCCAGCTCTTGTACAAGCACGAACAAAAGGGGTCATTTACCACGTTGAACACAGAAATGATGAGTTATATATTCTTACTACATATGGAGAACCTGCAGAATATAAG ttGATGAAGACACCAGTAGCTTCCAGTGGCATGGAGAACTGGCAGTTAGTTTAtgcactggaaaagaaaaccaagctaGTAGACTTGGAGATGTTCAGTGATCACTGTATTATGTTCCTGAAGAATGCTGGTCATCTTTACTTAGAcgtgttttcttttatttcacattcGGTTCAGTCAATAAAG CTACCTACATGGGCCTGTGAATTTGAATTGGAATCTCATCCTGAACATACCACGAGCACTTGCTATTTTCAGCTTACCTCCCCAGTACACCCCCCTAAGCGTTTTGCatattcatttaaagaaaataatctcattgAACAAGCTGTGCAAGAGGTACCAATTATTATGAATTGTCACACTACACGTTTACTAGCTAAAAGCaag GATGAAACTTTGGTGCCAATTACAGTTTTTCATAATATGAATTCTAAAGAGCTACACAGGAAACCACTTCTAGTTCATGTATATGGAGCTTATGGCATAGATTTGAACATGAGCTTTAAAGAAGAGAAGCTGATGTTAATTGAAGAAGGTTGGATATTAGCGTATTGCCATGTTAG GGGTGGAGGAGAGCTAGGCCTTAGTTGGCATAAAGATGGATGTCAGCATAATAAACTCAAAGGTCTCCATGACCTTAAGGCTTGCATCATGCTGCTGCATGAACTAGGATTTTCTCAGCCGAAGTACACAGCACTAGTagctgccagtgctggaggAGTTCTTGCAGGAGCCCTGTGCAACACCGATCCAGAACTTACCAGAGCCATGGCTTTACAG GCTCCTTTCGTAGATGTTCTAAATACAATGATGAAAACTCATCTCCCATTGACAATTGAAGAACAGGAAGAGTGGGGAAATCCATTAGCGGATGAAAAATGTATGGAGTATATCAAAAGCTATTGTCCATACCAGAATATTAAGCCACAG GATTGCCAGGAAGTTGTAATATAA